The proteins below are encoded in one region of Bombus vancouverensis nearcticus chromosome 8, iyBomVanc1_principal, whole genome shotgun sequence:
- the FucTA gene encoding glycoprotein 3-alpha-L-fucosyltransferase A isoform X2, which translates to MSLPRPSLKGYFFYVLFFSGLLLVILNLLQDEIWHRMRPHPGQSQPVRVSDTKIKQNWPAKLKKPTMHVSQTREKMEKKLLSEVSNLTGTTILTRNSLELMDPSKRPWYMKGGTRRPYPAIKSHRTGRRLARLWPDEDAYDDRVTNQLMYVPTDYNKTGVDRPLKKIMVPHGMPEAKVGPDIFLQHRCPVNTCIIVRDNAEDADLILFKDYITHVGRRSASQVWMLYFLECPYHTQSVKNAVINWTATYRRDSDIVAPYERWQYYDSSVTQIPQTFNYAANKTKKVAWFVSNCHPRNQRMHYAKELSKYIQVDIYGTCGSLRCPRSQSQACFDMLDEDYKFYLAFENSNCKDYITEKFFVNGLGHNVLPIVMGAHPTDYARSAPYRSYIHVDEFESPKELAEYLHRLDRDDELYNSYFRWKGTGEFINTYFWCRVCAMLHDDRPPKFYKDVNEWWRGDGICTTTSWREHDSVRAGNLKNT; encoded by the exons ATGAGTCTGCCGCGTCCTTCCCTGAAGGGATACTTTTTCTACGTGCTATTCTTCTCCGGTTTGCTGCTAGTTATCCTGAATCTACTACAGGACGAAATATGGCATCGTATGCGACCTCATCCTGGACAATCTCAACCGGTTCGAGTTTCCGATACCAAG ATCAAGCAAAATTGGCCTGCAAAATTGAAGAAACCGACAATGCATGTTTCGCAGACTCGagaaaaaatggagaaaaagcTTCTATCCGAG GTATCCAACCTAACCGGCACGACGATTTTAACACGCAACAGTCTAGAATTGATGGATCCATCGAAAAGACCTTGGTATATGAAAGGAGGGACCAGGAGGCCTTATCCTGCCATAAAATCGCATCGTACTGGCCGCAGATTGGCGCGTTTGTGGCCCGACGAAGACGCTTACGACGATCGTGTTACCAATCAA TTGATGTATGTACCGACTGATTATAATAAAACTGGTGTCGATCGTCCATTGAAAAAGATAATGGTTCCACATGGTATGCCCGAGGCAAAAGTCGGTCCCGACATATTTCTTCAGCATCGATGTCCAGTAAATACTTGTATCATCGTCAGAGATAACGCCGAAGATGCTGATTTAATCTTATTTAAAGACTACATAACGCACGTGGGAAGAAGATCTGCGAGTCAG GTGTGGATGCTGTATTTTTTAGAGTGCCCTTATCACACGCAGAGCGTGAAGAACGCTGTCATCAATTGGACGGCAACTTATCGTCGTGACAGCGACATAGTCGCGCCCTATGAAAGATGGCAATATTACGACTCTAGTGTCACGCAAATACCGCAGACTTTTAATTACGCAGCCAACAAGACTAAAAAG GTAGCATGGTTCGTTTCTAATTGTCATCCACGAAATCAGCGTATGCATTACGCGAAAGAGCTTTCGAAATACATCCAAGTGGACATCTATGGAACCTGTGGCTCCTTGCGATGCCCACGTTCGCAATCTCAAGCGTGCTTCGATATGCTCGACGAAGACTACAAATTTTATCTAGCTTTCGAGAATTCCAACTGCAAGGATTATATTACGGAAAAGTTCTTCGTCAATGGTCTCGG ACACAACGTTCTGCCGATCGTAATGGGTGCGCATCCAACGGATTACGCTCGCAGCGCTCCTTACCGCTCGTACATTCACGTGGATGAGTTTGAGTCACCGAAAGAGCTTGCCGAGTATCTTCATCGTTTGGACCGAGACGACGAATTGTACAATTCGTACTTTCGTTGGAAAGGTACCGGCGAGTTTATCAACACGTACTTTTGGTGCCGTGTTTGCGCCATGTTGCACGACGACCGGCCGCCAAAATTTTACAAGGACGTGAACGAATGGTGGAGAGGCGATGGAATATGCACGACGACTTCGTGGCGCGAACACGATTCGGTTCGTGCAGGAAACTTGAAAAACACTTGA
- the FucTA gene encoding glycoprotein 3-alpha-L-fucosyltransferase A isoform X3 produces the protein MSLPRPSLKGYFFYVLFFSGLLLVILNLLQDEIWHRMRPHPGQSQPVRVSDTKVSNLTGTTILTRNSLELMDPSKRPWYMKGGTRRPYPAIKSHRTGRRLARLWPDEDAYDDRVTNQLMYVPTDYNKTGVDRPLKKIMVPHGMPEAKVGPDIFLQHRCPVNTCIIVRDNAEDADLILFKDYITHVGRRSASQQVWMLYFLECPYHTQSVKNAVINWTATYRRDSDIVAPYERWQYYDSSVTQIPQTFNYAANKTKKVAWFVSNCHPRNQRMHYAKELSKYIQVDIYGTCGSLRCPRSQSQACFDMLDEDYKFYLAFENSNCKDYITEKFFVNGLGHNVLPIVMGAHPTDYARSAPYRSYIHVDEFESPKELAEYLHRLDRDDELYNSYFRWKGTGEFINTYFWCRVCAMLHDDRPPKFYKDVNEWWRGDGICTTTSWREHDSVRAGNLKNT, from the exons ATGAGTCTGCCGCGTCCTTCCCTGAAGGGATACTTTTTCTACGTGCTATTCTTCTCCGGTTTGCTGCTAGTTATCCTGAATCTACTACAGGACGAAATATGGCATCGTATGCGACCTCATCCTGGACAATCTCAACCGGTTCGAGTTTCCGATACCAAG GTATCCAACCTAACCGGCACGACGATTTTAACACGCAACAGTCTAGAATTGATGGATCCATCGAAAAGACCTTGGTATATGAAAGGAGGGACCAGGAGGCCTTATCCTGCCATAAAATCGCATCGTACTGGCCGCAGATTGGCGCGTTTGTGGCCCGACGAAGACGCTTACGACGATCGTGTTACCAATCAA TTGATGTATGTACCGACTGATTATAATAAAACTGGTGTCGATCGTCCATTGAAAAAGATAATGGTTCCACATGGTATGCCCGAGGCAAAAGTCGGTCCCGACATATTTCTTCAGCATCGATGTCCAGTAAATACTTGTATCATCGTCAGAGATAACGCCGAAGATGCTGATTTAATCTTATTTAAAGACTACATAACGCACGTGGGAAGAAGATCTGCGAGTCAG CAGGTGTGGATGCTGTATTTTTTAGAGTGCCCTTATCACACGCAGAGCGTGAAGAACGCTGTCATCAATTGGACGGCAACTTATCGTCGTGACAGCGACATAGTCGCGCCCTATGAAAGATGGCAATATTACGACTCTAGTGTCACGCAAATACCGCAGACTTTTAATTACGCAGCCAACAAGACTAAAAAG GTAGCATGGTTCGTTTCTAATTGTCATCCACGAAATCAGCGTATGCATTACGCGAAAGAGCTTTCGAAATACATCCAAGTGGACATCTATGGAACCTGTGGCTCCTTGCGATGCCCACGTTCGCAATCTCAAGCGTGCTTCGATATGCTCGACGAAGACTACAAATTTTATCTAGCTTTCGAGAATTCCAACTGCAAGGATTATATTACGGAAAAGTTCTTCGTCAATGGTCTCGG ACACAACGTTCTGCCGATCGTAATGGGTGCGCATCCAACGGATTACGCTCGCAGCGCTCCTTACCGCTCGTACATTCACGTGGATGAGTTTGAGTCACCGAAAGAGCTTGCCGAGTATCTTCATCGTTTGGACCGAGACGACGAATTGTACAATTCGTACTTTCGTTGGAAAGGTACCGGCGAGTTTATCAACACGTACTTTTGGTGCCGTGTTTGCGCCATGTTGCACGACGACCGGCCGCCAAAATTTTACAAGGACGTGAACGAATGGTGGAGAGGCGATGGAATATGCACGACGACTTCGTGGCGCGAACACGATTCGGTTCGTGCAGGAAACTTGAAAAACACTTGA
- the FucTA gene encoding glycoprotein 3-alpha-L-fucosyltransferase A isoform X1, with the protein MSLPRPSLKGYFFYVLFFSGLLLVILNLLQDEIWHRMRPHPGQSQPVRVSDTKIKQNWPAKLKKPTMHVSQTREKMEKKLLSEVSNLTGTTILTRNSLELMDPSKRPWYMKGGTRRPYPAIKSHRTGRRLARLWPDEDAYDDRVTNQLMYVPTDYNKTGVDRPLKKIMVPHGMPEAKVGPDIFLQHRCPVNTCIIVRDNAEDADLILFKDYITHVGRRSASQQVWMLYFLECPYHTQSVKNAVINWTATYRRDSDIVAPYERWQYYDSSVTQIPQTFNYAANKTKKVAWFVSNCHPRNQRMHYAKELSKYIQVDIYGTCGSLRCPRSQSQACFDMLDEDYKFYLAFENSNCKDYITEKFFVNGLGHNVLPIVMGAHPTDYARSAPYRSYIHVDEFESPKELAEYLHRLDRDDELYNSYFRWKGTGEFINTYFWCRVCAMLHDDRPPKFYKDVNEWWRGDGICTTTSWREHDSVRAGNLKNT; encoded by the exons ATGAGTCTGCCGCGTCCTTCCCTGAAGGGATACTTTTTCTACGTGCTATTCTTCTCCGGTTTGCTGCTAGTTATCCTGAATCTACTACAGGACGAAATATGGCATCGTATGCGACCTCATCCTGGACAATCTCAACCGGTTCGAGTTTCCGATACCAAG ATCAAGCAAAATTGGCCTGCAAAATTGAAGAAACCGACAATGCATGTTTCGCAGACTCGagaaaaaatggagaaaaagcTTCTATCCGAG GTATCCAACCTAACCGGCACGACGATTTTAACACGCAACAGTCTAGAATTGATGGATCCATCGAAAAGACCTTGGTATATGAAAGGAGGGACCAGGAGGCCTTATCCTGCCATAAAATCGCATCGTACTGGCCGCAGATTGGCGCGTTTGTGGCCCGACGAAGACGCTTACGACGATCGTGTTACCAATCAA TTGATGTATGTACCGACTGATTATAATAAAACTGGTGTCGATCGTCCATTGAAAAAGATAATGGTTCCACATGGTATGCCCGAGGCAAAAGTCGGTCCCGACATATTTCTTCAGCATCGATGTCCAGTAAATACTTGTATCATCGTCAGAGATAACGCCGAAGATGCTGATTTAATCTTATTTAAAGACTACATAACGCACGTGGGAAGAAGATCTGCGAGTCAG CAGGTGTGGATGCTGTATTTTTTAGAGTGCCCTTATCACACGCAGAGCGTGAAGAACGCTGTCATCAATTGGACGGCAACTTATCGTCGTGACAGCGACATAGTCGCGCCCTATGAAAGATGGCAATATTACGACTCTAGTGTCACGCAAATACCGCAGACTTTTAATTACGCAGCCAACAAGACTAAAAAG GTAGCATGGTTCGTTTCTAATTGTCATCCACGAAATCAGCGTATGCATTACGCGAAAGAGCTTTCGAAATACATCCAAGTGGACATCTATGGAACCTGTGGCTCCTTGCGATGCCCACGTTCGCAATCTCAAGCGTGCTTCGATATGCTCGACGAAGACTACAAATTTTATCTAGCTTTCGAGAATTCCAACTGCAAGGATTATATTACGGAAAAGTTCTTCGTCAATGGTCTCGG ACACAACGTTCTGCCGATCGTAATGGGTGCGCATCCAACGGATTACGCTCGCAGCGCTCCTTACCGCTCGTACATTCACGTGGATGAGTTTGAGTCACCGAAAGAGCTTGCCGAGTATCTTCATCGTTTGGACCGAGACGACGAATTGTACAATTCGTACTTTCGTTGGAAAGGTACCGGCGAGTTTATCAACACGTACTTTTGGTGCCGTGTTTGCGCCATGTTGCACGACGACCGGCCGCCAAAATTTTACAAGGACGTGAACGAATGGTGGAGAGGCGATGGAATATGCACGACGACTTCGTGGCGCGAACACGATTCGGTTCGTGCAGGAAACTTGAAAAACACTTGA
- the FucTA gene encoding glycoprotein 3-alpha-L-fucosyltransferase A isoform X4: MSLPRPSLKGYFFYVLFFSGLLLVILNLLQDEIWHRMRPHPGQSQPVRVSDTKVSNLTGTTILTRNSLELMDPSKRPWYMKGGTRRPYPAIKSHRTGRRLARLWPDEDAYDDRVTNQLMYVPTDYNKTGVDRPLKKIMVPHGMPEAKVGPDIFLQHRCPVNTCIIVRDNAEDADLILFKDYITHVGRRSASQVWMLYFLECPYHTQSVKNAVINWTATYRRDSDIVAPYERWQYYDSSVTQIPQTFNYAANKTKKVAWFVSNCHPRNQRMHYAKELSKYIQVDIYGTCGSLRCPRSQSQACFDMLDEDYKFYLAFENSNCKDYITEKFFVNGLGHNVLPIVMGAHPTDYARSAPYRSYIHVDEFESPKELAEYLHRLDRDDELYNSYFRWKGTGEFINTYFWCRVCAMLHDDRPPKFYKDVNEWWRGDGICTTTSWREHDSVRAGNLKNT, encoded by the exons ATGAGTCTGCCGCGTCCTTCCCTGAAGGGATACTTTTTCTACGTGCTATTCTTCTCCGGTTTGCTGCTAGTTATCCTGAATCTACTACAGGACGAAATATGGCATCGTATGCGACCTCATCCTGGACAATCTCAACCGGTTCGAGTTTCCGATACCAAG GTATCCAACCTAACCGGCACGACGATTTTAACACGCAACAGTCTAGAATTGATGGATCCATCGAAAAGACCTTGGTATATGAAAGGAGGGACCAGGAGGCCTTATCCTGCCATAAAATCGCATCGTACTGGCCGCAGATTGGCGCGTTTGTGGCCCGACGAAGACGCTTACGACGATCGTGTTACCAATCAA TTGATGTATGTACCGACTGATTATAATAAAACTGGTGTCGATCGTCCATTGAAAAAGATAATGGTTCCACATGGTATGCCCGAGGCAAAAGTCGGTCCCGACATATTTCTTCAGCATCGATGTCCAGTAAATACTTGTATCATCGTCAGAGATAACGCCGAAGATGCTGATTTAATCTTATTTAAAGACTACATAACGCACGTGGGAAGAAGATCTGCGAGTCAG GTGTGGATGCTGTATTTTTTAGAGTGCCCTTATCACACGCAGAGCGTGAAGAACGCTGTCATCAATTGGACGGCAACTTATCGTCGTGACAGCGACATAGTCGCGCCCTATGAAAGATGGCAATATTACGACTCTAGTGTCACGCAAATACCGCAGACTTTTAATTACGCAGCCAACAAGACTAAAAAG GTAGCATGGTTCGTTTCTAATTGTCATCCACGAAATCAGCGTATGCATTACGCGAAAGAGCTTTCGAAATACATCCAAGTGGACATCTATGGAACCTGTGGCTCCTTGCGATGCCCACGTTCGCAATCTCAAGCGTGCTTCGATATGCTCGACGAAGACTACAAATTTTATCTAGCTTTCGAGAATTCCAACTGCAAGGATTATATTACGGAAAAGTTCTTCGTCAATGGTCTCGG ACACAACGTTCTGCCGATCGTAATGGGTGCGCATCCAACGGATTACGCTCGCAGCGCTCCTTACCGCTCGTACATTCACGTGGATGAGTTTGAGTCACCGAAAGAGCTTGCCGAGTATCTTCATCGTTTGGACCGAGACGACGAATTGTACAATTCGTACTTTCGTTGGAAAGGTACCGGCGAGTTTATCAACACGTACTTTTGGTGCCGTGTTTGCGCCATGTTGCACGACGACCGGCCGCCAAAATTTTACAAGGACGTGAACGAATGGTGGAGAGGCGATGGAATATGCACGACGACTTCGTGGCGCGAACACGATTCGGTTCGTGCAGGAAACTTGAAAAACACTTGA